A genomic stretch from Bradyrhizobium quebecense includes:
- a CDS encoding feruloyl-CoA synthase, with protein MTTAAASGDDPHRLFATPAIVADIRDDGSILVRSTTPLKASARCVGDWLEHWAQQAPDRIFLGERANAEAPWSTVSYRDALGIVRRAASWILAQGLSTERPLVILSDNGIDHALFALAAQHVGVPSAAISPAYSLMSKDFDKLKSMIALLDPGAIYVTSTKPFAAALTAIRSLHRATIVSGNPDDTDALLFRSIVATPEASEVATAFAAVTPDTIAKFLFTSGSTGTPKAVINTQRMLTSSQQAKAQTWTFLEQAGEELIILDWLPWSHTFGANHNFNLVLRNGGTLYIDGGKPAPGLFATSLANLRSVVPTVYFNVPRGFDMLIAALRTDEELRRKFFEGTKFAFYAGAALPQNLWDALEELSLQTIGRRLPMVSAWGSTETSPLATDCHFLAKRSGNIGVPIPGTELKLVPSGDKLEVRVRGPNVTPGYWKAPELTREAFDDEGFYKIGDAVTFADPDRPDLGLFFDGRVAEDFKLNSGTWVSVGTLRVAGIAALAPLAQDIVVAGHGRDEVRFLVFPNLAACRSLAGLPESAGAQEAIGHPAVRSAIGQGLARLKAQGGHSSGHATRALLLAEPASVDGGEITDKGYINQRAVLTRRTAAVAVLEDDASSEPVACAG; from the coding sequence ATGACGACAGCCGCCGCCAGCGGAGACGATCCGCACCGCCTGTTCGCGACGCCTGCGATTGTTGCCGATATCAGGGACGACGGCAGCATCCTGGTCCGCTCCACCACGCCGCTGAAAGCAAGCGCCCGCTGCGTCGGCGACTGGCTGGAGCACTGGGCACAGCAGGCGCCGGATCGCATCTTCCTCGGCGAACGCGCCAACGCCGAGGCGCCCTGGAGCACCGTCAGCTATCGCGACGCGCTCGGCATCGTGCGGCGGGCCGCGTCGTGGATCCTGGCGCAAGGGCTGAGCACTGAACGGCCGCTGGTCATCCTCTCCGACAACGGCATCGATCACGCATTGTTTGCGCTTGCCGCCCAGCATGTCGGCGTACCGTCGGCAGCGATCTCGCCGGCCTACTCGCTGATGTCAAAGGACTTCGACAAGCTGAAGAGCATGATCGCGCTGCTCGATCCCGGTGCAATCTATGTCACGAGCACGAAGCCATTCGCGGCGGCGCTGACCGCGATCCGGTCGCTGCATCGCGCAACCATCGTCAGCGGCAATCCCGACGATACCGATGCGCTGCTATTCCGATCCATTGTCGCGACGCCGGAAGCATCAGAGGTCGCCACGGCCTTTGCCGCGGTGACGCCGGACACGATCGCAAAATTCCTGTTCACCTCGGGATCGACAGGCACGCCGAAAGCCGTGATCAACACCCAGCGCATGCTGACCTCGAGCCAGCAGGCCAAGGCGCAGACCTGGACGTTCCTGGAGCAGGCCGGCGAGGAACTGATCATATTGGACTGGCTGCCCTGGAGTCACACCTTCGGCGCCAACCACAATTTCAATTTGGTGCTGCGCAACGGCGGCACGCTCTATATCGACGGCGGCAAGCCGGCGCCCGGCCTGTTCGCGACCTCGCTCGCCAATCTGCGCAGCGTGGTGCCGACGGTCTATTTCAACGTGCCGCGCGGCTTCGACATGCTGATCGCGGCGCTCCGCACCGACGAGGAATTGCGCCGCAAGTTCTTCGAGGGCACCAAATTCGCCTTCTATGCCGGCGCGGCGCTGCCGCAGAATTTGTGGGACGCGCTGGAGGAATTGTCGCTGCAGACGATCGGCCGCAGGCTGCCGATGGTGTCGGCCTGGGGATCGACCGAGACCTCGCCGCTGGCGACCGACTGCCACTTCCTGGCCAAACGCTCCGGCAATATCGGCGTGCCGATCCCCGGCACCGAGCTCAAGCTCGTGCCCTCAGGCGACAAGCTCGAGGTCCGCGTGCGCGGGCCTAATGTCACGCCGGGTTACTGGAAGGCGCCCGAACTCACCCGAGAGGCCTTCGATGACGAGGGCTTTTACAAGATCGGCGACGCCGTCACCTTTGCCGATCCCGACCGGCCCGATCTCGGCCTGTTCTTCGACGGCCGCGTGGCCGAGGATTTCAAGCTCAATTCCGGCACCTGGGTCAGCGTCGGCACCCTGCGCGTCGCCGGCATCGCGGCGCTGGCGCCGCTTGCGCAGGATATCGTCGTCGCGGGCCACGGCCGCGACGAGGTCCGCTTCCTGGTGTTCCCGAACCTCGCCGCCTGCCGTTCGCTTGCGGGACTGCCCGAGAGCGCCGGCGCCCAAGAGGCGATCGGCCATCCGGCGGTCCGCTCCGCGATCGGGCAAGGGCTGGCACGGCTGAAGGCGCAGGGCGGCCATTCCTCCGGCCATGCCACCCGCGCGCTGCTGCTCGCCGAGCCCGCCTCGGTCGACGGCGGGGAGATCACCGACAAGGGCTACATCAACCAGCGCGCCGTGCTGACGCGCCGCACCGCAGCGGTGGCGGTCTTAGAGGACGACGCGTCGTCCGAGCCGGTCGCCTGCGCGGGCTGA
- a CDS encoding cytochrome P450, with translation MTATEGASVPHLDVDPFALEFFADPFPTHERLREAGPVVYLDKWNVYGVARYAEVHAVLNDPETFCSSRGVGLSDFSKEKPWRPPSLILEADPPAHTRTRTVLSTVLSATVMKQLRGRFAAAAEARVDALLEKRSFDAIEDLAEAYPLSIFPDALGLRPEGREHLLPYASLVFNAFGPPNELRKQAIERSAPHQAYIAEQCQRDNLTPGGIGACIHAHVDSGAITATEAPLLVRSLLSAGLDTTVNGIGAAVYCLARFPDQFQKLRGDPTLARNAFEEAVRFESPVQTFFRTTTRDVELSGASIPEGEKVLMFLAAANRDPRRWEAPDSYDITRRTSGHVGYGSGIHMCVGQLVARLEGEVMMAALARRVARIEMSGEPKRLFNNTLRGLSSLPVEITPA, from the coding sequence ATGACTGCAACAGAAGGTGCGTCCGTCCCGCATCTCGACGTCGATCCGTTCGCGCTCGAATTCTTCGCCGATCCATTCCCGACCCATGAGCGGCTGCGCGAGGCCGGGCCGGTGGTCTATCTCGACAAGTGGAATGTGTATGGCGTGGCGCGCTACGCCGAGGTCCATGCGGTGCTGAACGATCCCGAGACGTTCTGCTCCAGCCGCGGCGTCGGTCTCAGCGACTTCTCCAAGGAGAAGCCATGGCGGCCGCCGAGCCTGATCCTGGAGGCCGACCCGCCGGCGCACACCCGCACCCGCACGGTGCTGAGCACGGTGCTGTCCGCGACCGTGATGAAGCAGCTGCGCGGGCGATTTGCCGCCGCCGCGGAGGCCCGGGTCGACGCGCTGCTGGAGAAGCGCAGTTTCGACGCGATCGAGGATCTGGCGGAGGCCTATCCGCTGTCGATCTTCCCGGATGCGCTGGGCTTGCGGCCGGAGGGCCGCGAGCATCTGCTGCCTTACGCAAGCCTGGTGTTCAACGCCTTCGGACCGCCGAACGAGCTGCGCAAGCAGGCGATCGAGCGCTCCGCGCCGCACCAAGCCTATATCGCCGAACAGTGCCAACGCGACAATCTCACCCCGGGCGGCATCGGCGCCTGCATCCACGCCCATGTCGATAGCGGTGCCATTACCGCGACCGAAGCGCCGCTTCTGGTGCGCTCGCTGCTATCGGCCGGTCTCGACACGACCGTCAACGGCATCGGCGCCGCCGTCTACTGCCTTGCCCGCTTCCCCGACCAGTTCCAGAAACTCCGCGGCGATCCGACGCTGGCGCGCAACGCCTTCGAGGAAGCGGTGCGGTTCGAAAGTCCGGTCCAGACTTTCTTCCGCACCACGACCCGCGACGTCGAGCTCAGCGGGGCCAGCATCCCCGAAGGCGAGAAGGTGCTGATGTTCCTGGCTGCGGCCAATCGTGATCCGCGCCGTTGGGAAGCGCCCGATAGCTACGACATCACGCGTCGCACGTCGGGTCATGTCGGCTACGGTTCGGGCATCCATATGTGTGTCGGCCAACTCGTCGCCCGCCTCGAAGGCGAAGTGATGATGGCGGCGCTGGCGCGTCGTGTCGCCAGGATCGAAATGTCCGGCGAGCCGAAGCGCCTCTTCAACAACACGCTGCGCGGGCTGAGCAGCCTGCCGGTCGAGATCACGCCGGCCTAA
- a CDS encoding isochorismatase family protein produces MGHHDGDHLGTTTENCCHATARDAMFHNYKVVFLSDTTGTFDYPDVGQGVLSAEDVHRATLTILAFSTAHVMTAAEMLGRVKTASPKAA; encoded by the coding sequence ATGGGGCATCACGACGGTGATCATCTCGGAACGACCACCGAGAACTGCTGCCACGCCACCGCGCGGGACGCCATGTTCCACAATTACAAGGTCGTCTTCCTGTCGGATACGACAGGCACGTTCGACTATCCCGACGTCGGCCAGGGCGTCCTGTCCGCTGAGGACGTGCATCGCGCCACGCTGACGATCCTCGCGTTCTCAACCGCGCATGTGATGACGGCGGCCGAGATGCTGGGGCGGGTGAAGACGGCGAGCCCGAAGGCGGCGTAG
- a CDS encoding MarR family winged helix-turn-helix transcriptional regulator, giving the protein MASKQQTSRKATGTRAANGRTHGGDAADDIGLDALVGHAGYAVRRFQLWIFQDFIKTLATVDIRPTQYSVMTVIGANPGLSQMAVAKRLGIERARLVHLLDSLEERDFVSRIPSATDRRSHALHLTGRGKSALARFKRLAAEHERHVADKIGKENREQLLQILACFT; this is encoded by the coding sequence ATGGCGAGCAAGCAACAGACGTCGCGCAAGGCGACAGGAACGAGAGCGGCGAATGGCCGCACGCATGGCGGCGACGCCGCCGATGACATTGGCCTCGACGCGCTGGTCGGCCACGCCGGCTATGCGGTGCGGCGCTTCCAGCTCTGGATCTTCCAGGACTTCATCAAGACGCTGGCGACGGTCGATATCCGTCCGACGCAATATTCGGTCATGACCGTGATCGGGGCCAATCCGGGCCTCAGCCAGATGGCGGTCGCAAAGCGGCTCGGGATCGAGCGCGCGCGCCTCGTGCACCTGCTCGACAGCCTCGAGGAGCGCGACTTCGTCAGCCGGATCCCTTCCGCCACCGACCGCCGCTCCCACGCGCTGCATCTGACCGGGCGCGGCAAGAGCGCGCTGGCCCGATTCAAGCGGCTTGCCGCCGAACACGAGCGGCATGTCGCCGACAAGATCGGCAAGGAAAACCGCGAGCAACTGCTGCAGATCCTCGCCTGCTTCACCTGA
- the atzF gene encoding allophanate hydrolase, whose product MPCRARDEANHVTETVAAIVAAHRAGTMTPAQTVARSYHRIREHNDPAIFISLRDEKEALAEAARLTDPTLPLYGVPVAVKDNIDVAGLPTTAACPAFSYMPAQDSTAVARLRAAGAIIIGKTNLDQFATGLVGVRSPYGIPQNPVRGDLVPGGSSSGSAVAVSAGLVPLSLGTDTAGSGRVPAMLNNIVGLKPSLGLISNAGLVPACRTLDCISVFSLTVDDAMAALAVMAGPDEADPFSRDRPLSPLAAFPSKLKLGIPKSGQLIFFGDREAEKAYGEACKRWQGLGAELVEFDLEPFYETARLLYEGPWVAERYLVIRDLLASSPDAIHPVTREITIGGARPTAADTFSALYRLQALRRVAARTFAQCDAIVLPTAPTVYSTADVLANPIELNSRLGTYTNFVNLLDLCGLALPAAMRPDGAPFGITLLAPAGRDAALAGIGRVFHADTGLALGAKSVPQPPLTAVPARARGDEITIAVVGAHLSGMALNHELTTLDARLLEETVTAADYRLYALDTTPPKPGMLRIEAGAGHAIKLELWAMSPAAFGKFVAAIPPPMAIGTLRLADGRQAKGFIVEPAAIKGAKDISAYGGWRAFMAERAKA is encoded by the coding sequence ATGCCTTGCCGCGCCAGAGACGAGGCCAACCACGTGACTGAAACTGTCGCCGCGATCGTTGCCGCACACCGCGCCGGAACCATGACGCCAGCGCAAACGGTGGCGCGCAGCTACCACCGCATCCGCGAGCACAACGATCCCGCCATCTTCATCAGCCTGCGCGACGAGAAGGAGGCGCTCGCCGAGGCCGCGCGGCTCACAGATCCGACGCTGCCGCTCTACGGCGTGCCGGTCGCGGTGAAGGACAATATCGACGTCGCGGGGCTGCCGACCACGGCCGCCTGCCCAGCGTTCTCCTACATGCCTGCGCAGGACTCCACGGCAGTCGCCAGACTGCGCGCGGCCGGCGCCATCATCATCGGCAAGACCAATCTCGACCAGTTCGCCACCGGCCTGGTCGGCGTGCGCTCGCCCTATGGCATTCCCCAAAATCCGGTGCGCGGCGATCTCGTACCGGGTGGATCGAGCTCGGGCTCCGCGGTCGCTGTCTCCGCCGGTCTCGTGCCGCTGTCGCTCGGCACCGACACCGCGGGCAGCGGCCGCGTGCCGGCGATGCTCAACAACATCGTTGGCCTCAAGCCGAGCCTCGGGCTGATCTCCAACGCGGGGCTGGTGCCGGCCTGCCGCACGCTCGACTGCATCTCGGTGTTCTCGCTCACCGTCGACGACGCAATGGCCGCGCTTGCCGTGATGGCCGGGCCGGATGAAGCCGATCCGTTCTCGCGCGACCGGCCGCTGTCACCGCTCGCGGCCTTTCCTTCCAAGCTGAAGCTCGGCATTCCCAAGAGCGGCCAGCTGATCTTCTTCGGCGATCGCGAGGCCGAGAAAGCCTATGGCGAAGCCTGCAAGCGCTGGCAGGGGCTCGGCGCCGAACTCGTCGAATTCGACCTCGAGCCGTTCTACGAGACCGCGCGGTTGCTTTACGAGGGCCCATGGGTCGCCGAGCGCTATCTCGTGATCCGCGACCTCCTGGCGTCGTCGCCGGACGCGATCCATCCGGTGACACGCGAGATCACGATCGGCGGCGCGCGGCCCACCGCGGCCGATACCTTTTCCGCGCTCTACCGCCTGCAGGCGCTGCGCCGCGTTGCCGCGCGCACCTTCGCGCAGTGTGATGCGATCGTGCTACCGACAGCGCCGACGGTCTATTCCACGGCTGACGTGCTGGCCAACCCGATCGAGCTCAACTCGCGGCTTGGCACCTACACCAATTTCGTCAACCTGCTCGATCTCTGCGGCCTGGCGCTGCCGGCGGCGATGCGGCCTGACGGCGCGCCGTTCGGCATCACGCTGCTCGCTCCGGCCGGCCGCGACGCCGCGCTTGCCGGCATCGGCCGCGTATTCCACGCAGACACCGGACTGGCGCTCGGCGCCAAGTCGGTGCCGCAGCCGCCGCTCACCGCAGTCCCGGCGCGGGCCCGCGGCGACGAGATCACGATCGCGGTGGTCGGCGCGCATCTCTCCGGCATGGCGCTGAATCACGAACTGACCACGCTCGATGCGCGCCTGTTAGAAGAAACGGTCACCGCCGCGGACTACAGACTCTACGCGCTCGACACCACGCCACCGAAACCCGGCATGCTGCGCATCGAGGCGGGTGCGGGTCATGCGATCAAGCTTGAGCTGTGGGCGATGTCGCCGGCCGCGTTCGGAAAATTCGTCGCCGCGATTCCGCCGCCGATGGCGATCGGCACGCTCCGACTCGCCGATGGACGGCAGGCCAAGGGCTTCATCGTCGAGCCCGCCGCGATCAAGGGCGCGAAGGATATCTCGGCCTATGGCGGCTGGCGGGCGTTCATGGCGGAGAGGGCGAAGGCCTAG
- a CDS encoding helix-turn-helix domain-containing protein, which produces MQTPDHTVIAQTLVAPGDSFDRWHHVTCREFSLTECRRVADEAFAASISIRNFGPLAINDIWSSTPAADRIRVMRSASDVRRDPRDYFMLWLTLRGEVSFAQGGREVRMRRGDLMLHDQAQPFTLEFTPSARSIMVSIPRPLLLARLPDAQRLTARRVGNASKVGALAGSLIRRLTRLDDDAGPAAIRLGASMLDIFATTLQTELTDDVPRRGDERLARAKAYILAHLDDPGLDLDTIAIAQNMAPRTLNRLFAREGTTPIRWLWQQRLAGAYQALAERRFSHVTDAALSFGFSDVSHFSRAFKAAFGRSPHQVMG; this is translated from the coding sequence ATGCAGACCCCAGATCATACCGTCATCGCGCAAACGCTTGTTGCGCCGGGTGACAGCTTCGACCGCTGGCATCACGTCACCTGCCGCGAATTCTCGCTGACCGAATGCCGCCGCGTCGCCGATGAGGCGTTTGCCGCGTCGATCTCGATCCGCAATTTCGGCCCGCTTGCGATCAACGACATCTGGTCGTCGACGCCGGCCGCCGACCGCATTCGGGTGATGCGCAGTGCGAGCGACGTCCGTCGCGACCCGCGCGATTATTTCATGCTGTGGCTCACGCTGCGCGGCGAGGTCAGCTTCGCGCAGGGCGGCCGCGAGGTGCGCATGCGCCGGGGCGATCTCATGCTGCATGACCAGGCGCAGCCATTCACGCTCGAATTCACCCCGAGCGCGCGTTCGATCATGGTGTCGATCCCGCGGCCGCTGCTGCTCGCGCGGCTGCCGGATGCGCAGCGGCTGACGGCACGGCGGGTCGGCAACGCGTCGAAAGTGGGCGCGCTGGCGGGATCGTTGATCCGCCGGCTGACGCGGCTCGATGACGACGCCGGGCCTGCGGCGATAAGGCTTGGCGCCTCAATGCTCGATATTTTCGCGACGACGCTCCAGACCGAACTGACGGACGATGTGCCGCGGCGCGGCGACGAACGGCTGGCGCGGGCCAAGGCCTATATCCTGGCTCATCTCGACGATCCCGGACTCGATCTCGATACGATCGCCATCGCGCAGAACATGGCGCCGCGCACGCTCAATCGCCTGTTCGCGCGCGAAGGCACGACGCCGATCCGCTGGCTCTGGCAGCAGCGCCTCGCCGGCGCCTATCAGGCGCTGGCCGAACGGCGCTTCAGCCACGTCACCGATGCGGCGCTCAGCTTCGGCTTCAGCGACGTCTCGCATTTCAGCCGCGCCTTCAAGGCCGCGTTCGGCCGCTCGCCGCATCAGGTGATGGGCTGA
- a CDS encoding MarR family winged helix-turn-helix transcriptional regulator, whose translation MSSQPLPRKPRRPRAADPADATDGPLLDLNRYVPAFITFIGNKLSNSATAFYQKNFGVNVTEWRIISQLAIEPGIPASRICQVIGFDKGPVSRNLAALQKRGLLTIRTAPDDGRTHSITLTARGRAIHDKVIVAALERERRLLSCLKKDEREVLIDLLRRLHENLGAVTGPSTS comes from the coding sequence ATGAGCAGCCAGCCCCTCCCCCGAAAGCCCCGCCGGCCAAGAGCGGCCGATCCCGCAGATGCCACCGATGGCCCGCTGCTGGACCTCAATCGCTATGTGCCGGCCTTCATCACCTTCATCGGCAACAAGCTGTCGAACAGCGCCACCGCATTTTACCAGAAGAATTTTGGCGTCAACGTCACCGAGTGGCGAATCATCTCGCAACTGGCGATCGAGCCGGGCATTCCCGCCTCCCGGATCTGCCAGGTGATCGGCTTCGACAAGGGGCCGGTCAGCCGCAACCTCGCGGCGCTGCAGAAGCGCGGCCTGCTGACCATCCGCACCGCGCCGGATGACGGCCGTACCCATTCGATCACCCTGACCGCGCGCGGCCGCGCCATCCACGACAAGGTCATCGTCGCGGCGCTGGAGCGCGAGCGGCGGCTGCTGTCGTGCCTGAAAAAGGACGAGCGCGAAGTGCTGATCGACCTGCTGCGCCGGCTGCATGAGAATCTCGGCGCCGTGACCGGGCCAAGCACGAGCTGA
- a CDS encoding YybH family protein, translating to MSSALYLFIALLAMPAAAPAGDESLKQQFEKVAAAYADNFNKQNGAGIAALYAPGGMVVNATGSHTDIAKTYEGIFKAGFNHNEITVDEAMPLGTDTALATGEYHITGKNQNGEPLDVVGRWTGAYINQGGNWKIRMVSAFPKAPPPK from the coding sequence ATGTCTTCCGCCTTATATCTGTTCATTGCGTTGCTCGCGATGCCTGCGGCCGCGCCCGCTGGCGACGAAAGTCTGAAGCAACAATTCGAGAAAGTCGCGGCGGCCTACGCCGACAACTTCAACAAGCAGAATGGTGCCGGAATCGCTGCGCTCTATGCGCCGGGCGGCATGGTCGTCAATGCCACCGGGTCGCACACCGACATTGCCAAGACCTACGAAGGCATCTTCAAGGCCGGGTTCAACCACAATGAGATAACGGTCGACGAGGCCATGCCGCTGGGCACCGATACGGCTCTCGCGACCGGCGAATATCACATCACCGGCAAGAACCAGAATGGCGAGCCGCTTGATGTGGTTGGCCGCTGGACCGGCGCGTATATCAACCAGGGCGGAAACTGGAAGATCCGGATGGTGTCGGCCTTTCCGAAGGCGCCTCCGCCGAAATAA
- a CDS encoding tannase/feruloyl esterase family alpha/beta hydrolase, with the protein MPGDPAATCSGLAGLADGAVRIDTATLQTPTPLSVADKAPTPAARITPANPAFCKVLAHIDPADPTAPPIKFEVNLPVEWNGRSLQYGGGGFNGVLISGLGLPPAYPFDKASPLALGFVTVGTDSGHEQKPGEPPQLFALNDEAFENFSHKAYKKVRDAARALTVRAYGKPPAKMYFMGSSEGGREALTMAQRYPDDFDGIFARVPVINWVGLQHAGTRSGLVTMGDGWIRPAQVKLVADAVLKACDTQDGSDDALVQDPVGCKAAFKPATLACAAGHSGDDCLTDKQVAAIETLHSPYKFSFPLTNGLDDYPGWGVSGENTPAFGPTGGWKAWWLGTTAPAQPPAPPNGIAWIYGAGGIQYVFARDPKLDVTTYKPEDHKARVLAVSALMDSTDPDLTRFHARGGKLVILEHMADYAQSPYAGIRYFENVEKTLGKDKVAEFARLYTAPGVDHVGSGAPANVDMLAVLVDWVENGKAPGDLEVREQKTEAPAFDTLRALPLCRWPAWPHYKAGPVTAASSFACAP; encoded by the coding sequence ATGCCCGGCGACCCCGCCGCGACCTGTAGCGGGCTTGCCGGCCTGGCCGACGGTGCGGTCAGGATCGACACGGCAACGCTGCAGACGCCGACGCCGCTCTCGGTCGCCGACAAGGCGCCGACGCCGGCGGCGCGCATCACGCCGGCCAATCCCGCCTTCTGCAAGGTGCTCGCCCATATCGATCCCGCCGATCCAACGGCGCCGCCGATCAAATTCGAGGTCAACCTGCCAGTGGAGTGGAACGGCCGCTCACTGCAATATGGCGGCGGCGGCTTCAACGGCGTGCTGATATCAGGCCTCGGCCTGCCGCCGGCCTATCCCTTCGACAAGGCCTCGCCGCTGGCGCTCGGCTTCGTCACCGTCGGCACCGACTCCGGCCACGAGCAGAAGCCCGGCGAGCCGCCGCAGCTGTTCGCGCTCAACGACGAGGCGTTCGAGAATTTTTCGCACAAGGCCTACAAGAAGGTGCGCGACGCCGCGCGGGCGCTGACGGTCCGCGCCTACGGCAAGCCGCCGGCGAAGATGTATTTCATGGGATCGTCCGAAGGCGGCCGGGAGGCGCTGACCATGGCGCAGCGCTATCCCGACGATTTCGACGGCATCTTCGCGCGCGTACCCGTGATCAACTGGGTCGGGTTGCAGCACGCCGGCACCCGCTCCGGCCTCGTGACGATGGGCGACGGCTGGATTCGACCGGCGCAGGTCAAACTCGTGGCCGACGCCGTGCTGAAGGCCTGCGACACGCAGGACGGCTCCGATGACGCGCTGGTGCAGGATCCCGTCGGCTGCAAGGCCGCGTTCAAGCCGGCCACGCTGGCATGCGCCGCGGGCCACAGCGGCGACGACTGCCTGACCGACAAGCAGGTCGCCGCGATCGAAACGCTACATTCGCCGTACAAATTCTCGTTCCCGCTCACCAACGGCCTCGACGACTATCCAGGCTGGGGCGTGTCGGGCGAGAATACGCCCGCATTCGGCCCGACCGGCGGCTGGAAGGCCTGGTGGCTCGGCACCACGGCGCCGGCGCAGCCACCCGCACCGCCCAACGGCATCGCCTGGATCTACGGCGCCGGCGGCATTCAATATGTCTTCGCCCGCGATCCGAAGCTCGACGTCACGACCTACAAGCCCGAGGACCACAAGGCGCGCGTGCTGGCAGTCTCCGCGCTGATGGATTCCACCGATCCGGACCTCACGCGCTTCCACGCACGCGGTGGCAAGCTCGTGATCCTCGAGCACATGGCCGACTACGCGCAAAGCCCCTATGCCGGCATCCGCTACTTCGAGAACGTCGAGAAGACGCTCGGCAAGGACAAGGTCGCGGAGTTCGCCCGGCTCTACACTGCGCCCGGCGTCGACCATGTCGGCTCCGGCGCACCCGCCAATGTCGACATGCTGGCCGTGCTGGTCGACTGGGTCGAGAACGGCAAGGCGCCCGGCGATCTCGAAGTGCGCGAGCAGAAGACCGAGGCGCCGGCCTTCGACACCCTCCGCGCGCTGCCATTGTGCCGCTGGCCGGCCTGGCCGCATTACAAAGCGGGACCGGTCACCGCGGCGTCGAGTTTTGCGTGCGCGCCGTGA
- a CDS encoding ABC transporter substrate-binding protein — MRGFGVGRSRIGLALALACAAGSARAEISGNVVRVGVLNDISGIFQDTNGMGSVEAARMAAEDFNGGGKGIKVEIVYADHQNKADVGSAIARKWLDVEGVDAIVDVPNSAVGLAINTVLRDSRMTFLASSTASSDLTGKACSPNTIQWVNDAWATGNTTAAAMMQRGGKDWYFVTVDYALGKGIEAEATNYIEKHGGKVLGSSKHPLGTSDFASFLLQAQNSKAKVIGLANAGGDTINAVKQAAEFGIQQGGQTMVAFLLFVNDVHGMGLKVAQGLQLLEAFYWDMNDDTRAFAKRFAARPGMNGKMPSGNQAGVYASTLAYLNAVAATGSDDAKVVVPQMKTFKGKDRLFGETTIRQDGRVIHPMYLFEVKKPEESKYPYDYYKLIATIPADQAFRPLADGGCSLVK; from the coding sequence ATGAGGGGCTTTGGGGTTGGGCGATCTAGGATTGGACTTGCGCTGGCATTGGCCTGCGCCGCGGGCAGCGCACGCGCGGAGATCTCCGGCAATGTCGTGCGCGTCGGCGTGCTCAACGATATTTCCGGCATCTTCCAGGACACCAACGGCATGGGCTCGGTGGAGGCCGCGCGGATGGCGGCGGAGGATTTCAACGGCGGCGGCAAGGGCATCAAGGTCGAGATCGTCTATGCCGATCACCAGAACAAGGCCGATGTGGGATCCGCGATCGCGCGCAAATGGCTCGATGTCGAGGGTGTCGACGCCATCGTCGACGTGCCGAACTCGGCCGTCGGCCTTGCGATCAACACCGTGCTGCGCGACAGCCGGATGACGTTCCTGGCGTCGTCGACCGCGAGCTCCGATCTCACCGGGAAGGCCTGCTCGCCCAACACCATTCAATGGGTCAATGACGCCTGGGCGACCGGCAACACCACCGCGGCCGCGATGATGCAGCGTGGCGGCAAGGACTGGTATTTTGTGACCGTCGACTACGCCCTCGGCAAAGGCATTGAAGCCGAGGCAACGAACTACATCGAGAAGCACGGCGGCAAGGTGCTGGGATCGAGCAAGCATCCGCTCGGCACCTCGGACTTCGCGTCCTTCCTGCTGCAGGCACAGAACTCGAAAGCAAAGGTGATCGGGCTCGCCAATGCCGGCGGCGACACCATCAACGCGGTGAAGCAGGCGGCCGAGTTCGGCATCCAGCAGGGCGGCCAGACCATGGTGGCGTTCCTGCTGTTCGTGAACGATGTCCACGGCATGGGCCTGAAGGTCGCACAGGGCCTGCAGCTGCTCGAGGCCTTCTACTGGGACATGAACGACGACACCCGTGCGTTCGCAAAGCGCTTCGCCGCGCGGCCCGGCATGAACGGCAAGATGCCGAGCGGCAACCAGGCCGGCGTTTACGCCTCGACGCTCGCCTATCTCAACGCGGTCGCCGCCACCGGCAGCGACGACGCCAAGGTCGTGGTGCCGCAGATGAAGACCTTCAAGGGCAAGGACAGACTGTTCGGCGAGACCACGATCCGCCAGGACGGCCGCGTCATCCACCCGATGTACCTGTTCGAGGTGAAGAAGCCGGAGGAGTCGAAGTACCCCTACGACTATTACAAGCTGATCGCGACCATCCCGGCCGATCAGGCGTTCCGCCCGCTGGCCGATGGCGGGTGCTCACTGGTGAAATAA